The genomic interval GTTATATTTCCTTTTTCAGTGTATTTAATGGCATTATCAATAATATTAAAAATGGCCTGTCTTATTTTCAAAGAATCTATATTAATTTCCGGTAAAGGTTTTTTTGGCTTTTGCCAAATAAGTTTAAGGTCCTTTTCTTGGGCCAGGGGCTTCATTTCTTGATATACGCTGTCAATTAGCTTCTCAATTCTGACTGGCTCTTTTTCTAATATTACTTTTCCCAACTCAATCTTAGAAATACTTAATAAATCATTAACGATTTTAATCAATCTTTCAGAAGAGGTAAAAATATTTTTGAAAACTTTTTTCTGTTTCTCGTTAGCTTTTCCATAAGTGCCTTCTAATATCAATGAACTATAACCTTTAATGGCTGTTAATGGAGTTCTTAATTGATGCGAAGCCATAGAAATAAATTCTGATTTTGCCCGGCTCAATTTTTCTAACTCTTTTCTCCTTTTAACTTCCCCAAAAACACTTTTAATAAGCATATAGCCAAAAATGAGAAAAATTGCCAAAGCTATTCCTTTTAAAGCTTGAATAGTAAATACTTCAGTGAACAACAAGGCATCCAAGGCCAACAAAATAGTAATTAAAGCCACAAAAATCGAAGTTACAACAACCTTCATCTCAAATAACTCTCGTTTTGCAATAGCAAAAGCAGTAAATCCGAGGAAAAAAATAGTTGAATAATCACCGAACTGATAATACTGAACGCTCCCACGCCAGAAAGGTAAAAATACATTAAAAATAAGATTCATTAAGGCAAAAAAGAGAATTCCTATTAAAAAATATTGAACCTTAAGTTTTTGTTGCTTGGAAACTTTGAAATATTTTTTTATAAGATGGGCAATAATTATAAATGTTAAGAAAGTCATTGCTCCATATAGATAGATTATCCCTTTGCCTAAAATAATGTCGGTTCCCCATTCTTTGACTTGAATATTTTCGACAATTAAATTAGTAAAAACAGAACATAAACAAAAAAATATTCCGATACCTATAACAATTTTGTCTAAAATCAAAAATCTTTTTCCCTCTATAGGAAAATGCATTGTAAAAAAATAAGCAGGTACGAAAAAAAATGATGATGCTCCGAAAGCCAACTTTCTCAATGACAATGCATGATGAAATTGACTCGATAAGTGAGCAAAGTAGGCGAAAGTAACCCACAGAAGGATAGAAATTGTCATCAAAAAAAACATCTTATTTACTTTTGCTTTCCGATTGGCAAAATATACCCAAAAAGCCATCCAAATACCAATACTGATAGTTAAAAAAATAAAAATTTGGTTAATAAAAGAAAAATTTATCATAATAAAAATTTGCCAAATAAAACAAGGAAAGACCATGAAATCTTTTCTGTACCAATTGCAATCTCAGATAAGTAAGCAATATTTATTTTCTCTATCTCTAATTTCTTTAATAAATAAAACGTAATAGGAATAACAAAAAGAAGTATTAGTGAAAACATGGGGAATAATTCCAAATAGACTCCAAGAATAATTGGCAACAATGCAATAACATTAATTAAGTTCAAAAATCTAAGTAATCCTTTTCTTCCAAAAACAATAGCTAAGGTTAATAAATTTTCTTTTTTATCGCTTTCAATATCTTTAATATCATAAAAATTTGTATCCATAAAACATCGTAAATAAACAAAAATCAGAATCAATATTAGGGTCAGGTTTAGAGGATAAAAATAATAAAAAGCTAAAAATATTATTAATAATGTCCACATTAGAGAAACAAAGTAATTTTTAAAACCAATTATTTTTTTAGTACATTCTTTTAAAAATATACTATAAAGCAAGCCAATTAAAAACAGTACAAGTCCGAAGATTATAACCGATGTTTTATTAAAGAATACTAGAATAACTGTCATCAAAAGAGCATAGAAAGAAATAATAAAGGGGATATATTTAATGTGTTTTTGCAAATATAGGGTTCTCTCTGGATTTGTAGAAAGATCTATCTTTAATTCTTTATAACGATTAAAAAGATATGCTGAATGTATACCTAAATAAACAACTAATAAACAATCCCAAGTTATTTTAATTCCTAATAAAATAGCCGATGTGAAAACAATACTCACAGCTCCTAAAGAAAGAAAATGTCCTGTATAAATAAATTCATTCCAGATAAATTTTAGGATTTTCTCAATTGCCATAATTTTTGGGTTTTGATTTCATTCTTTAATTCTACTAAATTTTATCTGAAATAACAATGAAAATCCCACGATTTACCGCAGGATTG from Candidatus Parcubacteria bacterium carries:
- a CDS encoding UbiA family prenyltransferase, with translation MAIEKILKFIWNEFIYTGHFLSLGAVSIVFTSAILLGIKITWDCLLVVYLGIHSAYLFNRYKELKIDLSTNPERTLYLQKHIKYIPFIISFYALLMTVILVFFNKTSVIIFGLVLFLIGLLYSIFLKECTKKIIGFKNYFVSLMWTLLIIFLAFYYFYPLNLTLILILIFVYLRCFMDTNFYDIKDIESDKKENLLTLAIVFGRKGLLRFLNLINVIALLPIILGVYLELFPMFSLILLFVIPITFYLLKKLEIEKINIAYLSEIAIGTEKISWSFLVLFGKFLL